The genomic window CGTCGGACGCCCGTACCGCCTCGAGGCCGGCGACGGTGATCAGCCGCGGATCGCCCGGCCCGGCCCCCACGAGGTAGACCATCCCCCGCTTCACTCGGTTGCCTCTACGGAGCCGCCGCTCGTCGCGGAGGGCTCATCCTCGGCGTTATGCACGAGCTCGGCAATGCGCTGTCGCGCACCCGCGAGATCGCCTCGTCGGATGAATTCGATGGCGTCCGAGTCGACGATCTGGTACCAGAGTGCCGTTCGGGTCGGAGTGTGCGGAATGCGGGCGGTGACCCCGGCGCGCAGATCGCCGAGGAGCGCAAGGAGCGTGCCGTACTCGGTACCGAGCAGGTCGCCGATGCGGTTGCGCACACGAACCGCCAGGGCGGGGCTCTTGCCCGCGGTGGACACGGCGACGGTGAGGTCCCCCTGCTGGTAAATGGCCGGGGCGATGAACGAACAGTGGGGCATGTCGTCCACCGCGTTGATGAGGATCTTTCGCCGCTCTGCCTCCTTCCACAGCTCGTCGCGCACTGCGCGATCCTCCACGCTCACGATCACTAGGAACACGCCGGCGAGATCTCCAGATTCGTGGGCTCGCCGATGAAGGCGGATGACTCCGTCGGCGGCGAGCTCGTCGAGTCGCCGTGACGGATTCGGGCAAATGACGGTCACGCAGGCCCCCGCCTCAAGGAGCCCGATCACCTTCTGTTCGGCGATCGCCCCGTGTCCGATGACGATGCACGGACGATCCTCTAGGTGGAGCGACACCGGATAGAAGCGGGTCATCCGCCTTACTCCTCCGGCCCGCGCCGCTCGACGATGTCCACGGTGACAACGGGACGCGCGTCGACGCCGGTTCTGACAAGCGCGGGGCGTCCCCCCACCGCCGCCTGTATGTCGAGGCTCTTCCCTGCGAGTGTCACCTCCACCGCGATGCCGTCGGGGAAGATGATCGTCACCTCCCGGCTCTCATCCGCACGAATCGTCTGCACGCTGATCCCCCCGTGGTCACGCGTCCGTCGGCCGCCCGGCGTTCGCGGCGGAGCCCAAGAGGACGGTCCGGAGATCCGCATCGCCGTGCCGTTCGCAGAACGCGTGGAAGCTCTCCCCCGCGGTGCGTTCCCGGAGGAAGGCGCGCGTGAAGCGGGCCAGGGTGTCGGGGACGTCGGCCGCCGGGACCCGGACGTTCATCCGGCGCGCGAACCGCTGGTGAGCGCCGACGCCGCCCCCCACGAAGATGTCGAACGCATCGACCATCTCGCCGCCGACTTTGACTTTGGCCCCCTGCAGCCCGACATCGGCGATCCAGTGTTGTCCGCAATCGTTGGGGCACCCGGTGATGTGGAGCTTGAGGTTCGCGTCGAACTCGGGGACGCGCTCCTCCAACTCCTCGACGAGCCACCGGGCGAACCCTTTGGTCTCGGCCACCGCCAGCTTGCAAAACTCCATCCCGGTGCACGCGATGGTCCCGCGCCAGAATGGGCTTCCCTCGAGCCTGAATCCCTGCGCCGTCGCATCGCGGCGCAGGCCCTCGACTTTGGATCGGGGGATGTTCAAGATCACGATGTTTTGCATGTTCGTGGTGCGGATGGCGCCGTCGCCGTAGCGGTCCGCAAGATCGGCCACGGCCCGCATCTCGGCTGCGCTGATCCGACCCCTCAGCACCGCGAACCCCGCATAGAACAGTCCGTCCTGTTTCTGGGGGTGGACGCCCACGTGGTCGCGATAGGCGCCCTCCGGCGGCGCGTCCGGCACGTCGGCATCGAGCGAAAACCCGATGCGGTGCTCGAGCTCCTCAAGGAACTGCTCGGCCGTCCACCGGTGATTGAGAAACAGGAACTTCAGACGGGCCTTTTCCCGGCTTTCGCGCAGGATGGCGCTGTCGCGGAAGATCTCGGTGATCCCCTTGATGACGGCCAGCGCCTGGGACCACCGCACGAACCCGGGGAGGCGCACCCCGAAATGGGGGTGCGTCGAGAGGCCGCCGCCTACGCGAACGCTGAATCCCACCTCCCGCTCTCCGGGACCGTTCCCCGCCCTCTCGACCGCCGTCAGCCCGACATCGTTGATCTCCGGATACGAGCACCACAGCCGGCAGCCGGTGATGCCGACCTTGTATTTGCGGGGCAGGTTGTAGAACTCGGGATTGCCCTCGAGCATCCGATTGGCCTGCAGGAGGATCGGGGAGGCGTCGCAGATCTCGTCGGCGTCCACTCCGGCGAGCGGGCACCCGACCATGTTGCGCGTATCATCGCCGCAGGCGCCCGTCGTGGTCAGGCCGGCGCGATACAAATTGAACAAGAGATCGGGAACGCCTTCGATTCCGATCCAGTGGAGCTGGACGTTCTGACGCACCGTGATGTCGCCCACTCCTCGCGCGTGGCGGTCCGCCAAGTCGGCGATCGTGCGGAGTTGGTGCGAAAGGAGGAAGCCGTTGGGGATCCGGATGCGCACCATGAAATACGGAACGGCTCCCCCCAACGCCCCTCGCCCATCGCCCTGCGTATACAACCCCCACCATCGGAATCGG from bacterium includes these protein-coding regions:
- a CDS encoding nitrite/sulfite reductase translates to MDAPIKESQTQRVERLKRERNPWEMLPDLIRYAQTGFASIPADDLNLRFRWWGLYTQGDGRGALGGAVPYFMVRIRIPNGFLLSHQLRTIADLADRHARGVGDITVRQNVQLHWIGIEGVPDLLFNLYRAGLTTTGACGDDTRNMVGCPLAGVDADEICDASPILLQANRMLEGNPEFYNLPRKYKVGITGCRLWCSYPEINDVGLTAVERAGNGPGEREVGFSVRVGGGLSTHPHFGVRLPGFVRWSQALAVIKGITEIFRDSAILRESREKARLKFLFLNHRWTAEQFLEELEHRIGFSLDADVPDAPPEGAYRDHVGVHPQKQDGLFYAGFAVLRGRISAAEMRAVADLADRYGDGAIRTTNMQNIVILNIPRSKVEGLRRDATAQGFRLEGSPFWRGTIACTGMEFCKLAVAETKGFARWLVEELEERVPEFDANLKLHITGCPNDCGQHWIADVGLQGAKVKVGGEMVDAFDIFVGGGVGAHQRFARRMNVRVPAADVPDTLARFTRAFLRERTAGESFHAFCERHGDADLRTVLLGSAANAGRPTDA
- a CDS encoding bifunctional precorrin-2 dehydrogenase/sirohydrochlorin ferrochelatase, with the protein product MTRFYPVSLHLEDRPCIVIGHGAIAEQKVIGLLEAGACVTVICPNPSRRLDELAADGVIRLHRRAHESGDLAGVFLVIVSVEDRAVRDELWKEAERRKILINAVDDMPHCSFIAPAIYQQGDLTVAVSTAGKSPALAVRVRNRIGDLLGTEYGTLLALLGDLRAGVTARIPHTPTRTALWYQIVDSDAIEFIRRGDLAGARQRIAELVHNAEDEPSATSGGSVEATE